A stretch of Streptococcus chenjunshii DNA encodes these proteins:
- the rpoC gene encoding DNA-directed RNA polymerase subunit beta', protein MVDVNRFKSMQITLASPNKVRSWSYGEVKKPETINYRTLKPEREGLFDEVIFGPTKDWECACGKYKRIRYKGIICDRCGVEVTRAKVRRERMGHIELKAPVSHIWYFKGIPSRMGLTLDMSPRALEEVIYFAAYVVIDPMDTPLEPKSLLTEREYREKLQEYGHGSFVAKMGAEAIQDLLKRVDIQAEIAELKEELKTATGQKRVKAVRRLDVLDAFQKSGNKPEWMVLNILPVIPPDLRPMVQLDGGRFAASDLNDLYRRVINRNNRLARLLELNAPGIIVQNEKRMLQEAVDALIDNGRRGRPITGPGSRPLKSLSHMLKGKQGRFRQNLLGKRVDFSGRSVIAVGPTLKMYQCGVPREMAIELFKPFVMREIVARDYAGNVKAAKRMVERGDERIWDILEEVIKEHPVLLNRAPTLHRLGIQAFEPVLIDGKALRLHPLVCEAYNADFDGDQMAIHVPLSEEAQAEARLLMLAAEHILNPKDGKPVVTPSQDMVLGNYYLTMEDAGREGEGMIFKDHDEAVMAYRNGYVHLHSRVGIAVDSMPNKPWTDDQKHKIMVTTVGKILFNDIMPEDLPFLQEPNNANLTEKTPDKYFLTPGQDIQEALAELDLNQPFKKKNLGNIIAETFKRFRTTETSAFLDRLKDLGYYHSTLAGLTVGIADIPVIDNKAEIIEAAHHKVEEINKAFRRGLMTDDDRYIAVTATWREAKEELEKRLVETQDPKNPIVMMMDSGARGNISNFSQLAGMRGLMAAPNGRIMELPILSNFREGLSVLEMFFSTHGARKGMTDTALKTADSGYLTRRLVDVAQDVIIREDDCGTDRGLDITAITDGKEVTETLAERLAGRYTKKSVKDPKTGAVIVPANTLLTEDMAAEIAQAGVEKVTIRSVFTCNTRHGVCRHCYGINLATGDAVEVGEAVGTVAAQSIGEPGTQLTMRTFHTGGVASNTDITQGLPRIQEIFEARNPKGEAVITEVKGTIADIEEDAATRTKKVFVQGETGSGEYVVPFTARMKVEVGDTVHRGDALTEGSIQPKRLLEVRDTLSVETYLLAEVQKVYRSQGVEIGDKHIEVMVRQMLRKVRVMDPGDTELLPGTLMDIADFTDANKEIVITGGVPATSRPVLMGITKASLETNSFLSAASFQETTRVLTDAAIRGKKDHLLGLKENVIIGKIIPAGTGMARYRNLEPQAVNEIEIMDDIDNIDVVEAEPLAAE, encoded by the coding sequence GTGGTTGATGTAAATCGTTTTAAAAGTATGCAAATCACATTAGCTTCACCCAATAAGGTTCGTTCATGGTCTTACGGTGAGGTTAAGAAACCTGAAACAATCAACTACCGGACGCTGAAACCGGAGCGTGAGGGGCTGTTTGATGAAGTTATCTTTGGTCCTACCAAAGATTGGGAATGTGCCTGCGGAAAATATAAACGAATCCGTTATAAAGGCATTATCTGCGACCGCTGTGGTGTAGAAGTGACTCGGGCTAAAGTCCGCCGTGAACGGATGGGGCATATAGAATTAAAGGCTCCTGTTTCACATATTTGGTATTTTAAAGGGATTCCCAGCCGTATGGGCTTGACTTTGGATATGAGTCCGCGTGCACTTGAGGAAGTTATCTATTTTGCGGCTTATGTGGTCATTGACCCGATGGATACACCGCTTGAGCCAAAATCGCTCTTGACTGAACGTGAATATCGAGAAAAACTGCAGGAATACGGCCATGGTTCTTTTGTAGCGAAAATGGGAGCTGAGGCGATTCAGGATCTGCTTAAGCGTGTAGATATTCAAGCTGAAATTGCAGAACTTAAGGAAGAACTTAAGACGGCCACTGGTCAAAAGCGTGTTAAAGCTGTTCGCCGTTTGGATGTCTTGGATGCTTTTCAGAAGTCTGGAAATAAACCAGAATGGATGGTATTAAATATTCTTCCTGTTATTCCGCCGGATTTACGACCGATGGTTCAGTTGGACGGTGGCCGTTTTGCCGCTTCTGACTTGAATGACCTCTACCGGCGTGTTATCAATCGTAACAACCGTTTAGCTCGACTGCTGGAACTTAACGCTCCCGGCATTATTGTTCAAAATGAAAAACGGATGCTTCAGGAAGCGGTTGATGCACTTATTGATAATGGCCGCCGAGGCCGTCCGATTACAGGTCCTGGGAGCCGTCCGCTTAAGTCGCTCAGTCATATGCTGAAAGGAAAGCAAGGGCGCTTCCGTCAAAATCTGCTCGGAAAACGTGTGGACTTCTCCGGCCGTTCTGTTATTGCTGTCGGTCCGACTCTCAAGATGTATCAATGCGGTGTCCCGCGTGAGATGGCTATAGAGCTATTTAAGCCTTTTGTAATGCGTGAGATTGTCGCGCGTGATTATGCCGGTAATGTTAAGGCGGCTAAACGGATGGTTGAACGCGGGGATGAGCGTATCTGGGATATCTTGGAAGAAGTAATCAAAGAGCATCCTGTCCTTTTGAACCGGGCACCAACTTTGCACCGTTTGGGAATTCAAGCATTTGAACCAGTGCTTATCGATGGTAAGGCTCTGCGCCTCCATCCGCTTGTTTGTGAGGCCTATAATGCTGACTTTGACGGAGACCAGATGGCTATCCATGTACCGCTTTCGGAAGAAGCTCAGGCAGAAGCCCGTCTCTTGATGCTGGCTGCAGAACATATCCTTAATCCTAAGGATGGCAAGCCGGTTGTAACACCTTCACAGGACATGGTGCTGGGAAATTACTATCTGACAATGGAAGATGCAGGCCGTGAAGGCGAAGGGATGATCTTTAAAGACCATGATGAAGCGGTTATGGCTTACCGAAATGGCTATGTGCACTTGCACAGCCGTGTTGGTATTGCAGTAGACAGCATGCCGAATAAGCCTTGGACAGACGATCAGAAACACAAAATCATGGTGACAACAGTAGGCAAGATTCTGTTCAATGATATCATGCCTGAGGACCTTCCTTTCCTTCAGGAACCTAATAATGCCAATCTGACAGAAAAAACGCCGGACAAGTATTTCTTAACACCAGGTCAGGATATTCAGGAGGCTCTTGCTGAACTGGATCTTAACCAGCCTTTTAAAAAGAAAAACTTAGGGAATATTATCGCTGAAACCTTTAAACGTTTCCGGACAACTGAAACGTCAGCTTTCCTTGACCGTTTGAAGGACCTCGGTTATTATCATTCTACTCTTGCCGGTTTAACGGTAGGAATTGCAGATATTCCGGTTATTGACAATAAAGCTGAAATCATTGAAGCTGCCCATCACAAAGTAGAAGAAATTAATAAAGCTTTCCGCCGCGGCCTGATGACAGATGATGACCGCTATATCGCCGTAACAGCGACATGGCGTGAAGCTAAAGAGGAACTTGAAAAACGTTTGGTTGAAACTCAGGATCCTAAAAACCCGATCGTTATGATGATGGACTCAGGAGCCCGCGGAAATATTTCAAACTTCTCCCAGCTTGCGGGGATGCGCGGTTTGATGGCTGCGCCAAACGGCCGGATCATGGAACTTCCTATTCTGTCCAATTTCCGTGAAGGTTTATCTGTCTTGGAAATGTTCTTCTCTACCCATGGTGCCCGTAAAGGAATGACCGATACAGCCCTTAAAACGGCCGATTCAGGTTATCTGACCCGCCGTTTAGTTGATGTTGCTCAAGATGTTATTATTCGTGAGGATGACTGCGGTACGGACCGCGGACTTGATATTACAGCTATTACTGATGGCAAGGAAGTGACCGAAACCTTGGCGGAACGTTTGGCTGGCCGTTATACCAAAAAATCTGTTAAAGATCCAAAAACTGGTGCTGTCATCGTTCCGGCTAACACCTTACTGACAGAAGACATGGCAGCTGAAATTGCTCAGGCTGGTGTCGAAAAAGTCACAATTCGTTCGGTCTTTACCTGCAATACACGCCATGGTGTCTGCCGCCACTGCTATGGTATTAACCTTGCAACAGGGGATGCTGTTGAAGTGGGTGAAGCTGTTGGGACTGTTGCTGCTCAGTCTATCGGAGAGCCAGGAACTCAGCTTACTATGCGGACTTTCCACACAGGTGGTGTTGCTTCGAATACTGACATCACTCAGGGTCTGCCGCGGATTCAGGAAATCTTTGAAGCACGCAATCCTAAAGGTGAAGCTGTTATCACTGAGGTTAAAGGAACAATTGCTGATATTGAAGAAGACGCTGCTACGCGTACCAAGAAAGTCTTTGTTCAAGGTGAAACAGGCAGCGGAGAGTATGTGGTGCCATTTACGGCTCGCATGAAAGTGGAAGTGGGAGACACTGTCCATCGCGGTGATGCTCTGACAGAAGGTTCTATTCAGCCTAAGCGTTTGCTTGAGGTGCGGGATACCTTATCTGTGGAAACCTACCTTCTGGCCGAAGTACAGAAAGTGTACCGCAGTCAGGGTGTAGAAATCGGTGATAAGCATATTGAAGTTATGGTTCGCCAAATGCTCCGCAAGGTGCGTGTCATGGATCCAGGCGACACTGAGCTGCTTCCGGGAACTCTTATGGATATCGCTGACTTTACAGATGCTAATAAGGAAATTGTCATCACGGGCGGTGTTCCAGCAACAAGCCGGCCTGTTCTTATGGGAATTACCAAGGCTTCGCTTGAAACAAATTCATTCTTGTCAGCAGCTTCATTCCAAGAGACAACACGTGTTCTTACAGATGCTGCTATTCGCGGGAAGAAAGACCATCTGCTCGGCCTTAAAGAAAATGTCATTATCGGAAAAATTATTCCTGCCGGTACTGGTATGGCTCGTTACCGTAACCTTGAACCGCAGGCTGTCAATGAAATTGAAATTATGGATGATATTGACAATATTGACGTTGTTGAAGCAGAGCCTCTTGCTGCAGAATAA
- a CDS encoding DUF1033 family protein codes for MYQVVKMEADFEPWWFFEEWQQNVTESVNFTRFDDALICFEKEWGKLRQQLPSYQSRQNLLAAFWNNEEQYWCEECDDYLQNYHSLLLLEDWETVSQHYYMPSFEQRNDFILPYSCSLRT; via the coding sequence ATGTATCAAGTAGTTAAAATGGAGGCTGATTTTGAGCCTTGGTGGTTTTTTGAGGAATGGCAGCAAAATGTCACTGAATCGGTGAACTTCACACGGTTCGATGACGCTTTAATTTGTTTTGAAAAAGAATGGGGAAAGCTCCGTCAGCAGCTGCCCAGTTACCAAAGCAGGCAAAATTTATTAGCCGCTTTTTGGAATAATGAGGAACAGTACTGGTGTGAAGAGTGTGATGACTATCTCCAAAATTATCATTCTCTTTTACTTTTGGAAGACTGGGAGACTGTTTCTCAACATTATTATATGCCTTCTTTCGAACAGCGCAATGATTTTATATTGCCTTACAGCTGTTCCTTACGTACGTAA
- the comGA gene encoding competence type IV pilus ATPase ComGA: protein MVQDLAKTIIKEAVSVNAQDIYMIPKGERYELYIRVGAERKKLDCFEPSHMFSIISHFKFVAGMNVGEKRRSQLGSCDYVFGEGKEISLRLSSVGDYRGRESLVIRLLYPGIYRTNYWFDNLERLQTNVGSRGLYLFSGPVGSGKTTLMYQLATEKFQNKQIISIEDPVEIKDETMLQLQINESIGMTYDHLIKLSLRHRPDILIVGEIRDETTAHAAIRASLTGIVVFSTIHAKSIAGVYDRLEELGVSQGELSSCLQLIAYQRLIGGGGVIDFAAENFQNHVPDSWNKQIDRLVKGGYITKEEARLEKIKA from the coding sequence ATGGTTCAGGATTTAGCAAAGACGATTATAAAAGAGGCTGTATCAGTTAATGCTCAGGACATTTATATGATTCCTAAAGGGGAACGCTATGAATTATATATACGTGTTGGAGCTGAAAGAAAGAAGCTTGATTGCTTTGAGCCTTCTCATATGTTTAGTATCATTAGTCACTTTAAATTTGTAGCAGGGATGAATGTTGGTGAGAAACGTCGCAGCCAGTTAGGATCTTGCGATTATGTTTTCGGTGAAGGAAAGGAAATTTCTCTGCGTTTATCAAGTGTTGGCGACTACCGGGGACGGGAAAGTTTAGTGATTCGACTGCTTTATCCTGGAATTTATCGCACAAACTACTGGTTTGATAATCTGGAGCGGTTGCAGACCAATGTTGGCAGCCGAGGCCTCTACCTTTTTTCGGGACCGGTTGGTTCTGGGAAGACCACTCTCATGTACCAGCTGGCAACTGAGAAGTTCCAAAATAAGCAGATTATTTCCATTGAAGATCCTGTCGAAATCAAAGATGAAACGATGCTGCAACTGCAAATCAACGAAAGTATTGGTATGACTTATGATCATTTAATTAAGCTCTCGCTCCGCCATCGTCCGGATATTCTTATTGTTGGTGAAATCCGTGACGAGACAACAGCTCATGCTGCTATTCGTGCCAGTTTAACCGGCATTGTTGTTTTTTCTACGATTCATGCCAAAAGTATTGCTGGGGTTTATGACCGCCTAGAGGAGTTGGGAGTCAGTCAAGGAGAGCTAAGCAGCTGTTTACAGTTAATTGCTTATCAGCGTCTAATCGGAGGGGGAGGAGTCATTGATTTTGCTGCTGAAAATTTTCAAAACCATGTCCCGGACAGTTGGAATAAACAAATTGATAGGCTTGTTAAGGGTGGATATATTACCAAAGAAGAAGCGAGGCTTGAGAAAATTAAGGCTTAA
- the comGB gene encoding competence type IV pilus assembly protein ComGB yields the protein MSRTVGINKLIGLLRVDILPKKKRGLRKLRLKEQRKIIQLFNNLLESGFTLTEMVIFLKRSQLLADKYTDKMYHVLLNGQGLAEMMAVLGFSDAVFTQLTLAGIHGNTRKSLLRIESYLKSLLLVRQKLIEAGTYPLLLLSFLVLLMLGLKNYLLPQLEENNFASQILNHFPVFLVSLMFISVVLALIVYLFAQRLPRIRFVAWLSRLPLLGNYIRLYLTAYYAREWGNLVGQGIELTQIVQIMQNQKARLFSELGIDMEEGLISGEEFHTKVLDYPFFCKELSLIIEYGEVKSKLGKELEIYAQETWEAFFNQLIKITQIIQPIVFIAVALMIVMIYAAMLLPMYQNIGGNF from the coding sequence ATGTCCCGGACAGTTGGAATAAACAAATTGATAGGCTTGTTAAGGGTGGATATATTACCAAAGAAGAAGCGAGGCTTGAGAAAATTAAGGCTTAAAGAACAGAGGAAAATCATTCAACTGTTCAATAACCTTCTTGAAAGTGGCTTTACATTAACAGAGATGGTTATCTTTCTTAAACGCAGTCAGCTTTTAGCGGATAAATATACGGATAAAATGTATCACGTATTACTCAATGGGCAGGGGCTGGCAGAAATGATGGCAGTCCTGGGTTTTTCCGATGCTGTTTTTACGCAGCTTACTTTAGCAGGTATTCACGGCAACACGAGAAAAAGTCTTCTTAGAATTGAATCCTATTTAAAGAGTCTGCTTTTAGTCAGGCAAAAACTGATAGAAGCTGGAACCTATCCTTTACTGCTTCTGAGCTTTTTAGTTCTGTTAATGCTAGGCCTAAAAAACTATTTGCTTCCGCAGCTTGAAGAGAATAATTTTGCCAGTCAGATTCTAAATCATTTTCCGGTATTTTTGGTATCGCTAATGTTTATTTCAGTAGTACTTGCTTTAATTGTTTATCTCTTCGCTCAGCGTTTGCCGCGGATAAGATTTGTGGCGTGGCTGAGCCGTCTGCCTTTACTAGGAAACTATATCCGTCTTTATTTGACTGCTTATTATGCACGTGAATGGGGAAATTTAGTCGGTCAGGGAATCGAACTGACCCAAATTGTACAGATTATGCAAAATCAGAAAGCTCGATTATTCAGTGAGTTAGGAATTGATATGGAAGAAGGATTAATTTCAGGAGAAGAATTCCATACCAAGGTTCTGGATTACCCTTTCTTTTGCAAAGAGCTAAGTCTGATAATTGAATATGGAGAAGTAAAATCTAAACTGGGAAAAGAACTGGAGATTTATGCTCAGGAAACTTGGGAAGCATTCTTTAACCAGCTTATAAAAATAACACAGATTATTCAGCCTATCGTTTTTATTGCTGTTGCCTTGATGATTGTGATGATCTATGCAGCTATGCTGCTGCCAATGTATCAAAATATAGGAGGGAATTTTTAA
- the comGC gene encoding competence type IV pilus major pilin ComGC, whose translation MKKILIAIKEGKAPSFTLLEMLFVLLIISVLLLLFVPNLAKQKDKVNNTGNAAVVKVVESQAELYELNENAPATLSKLVAEGSISAKQQKAYNDYYAKNSKETRRIAN comes from the coding sequence ATGAAAAAAATATTAATAGCCATAAAAGAAGGTAAAGCACCAAGTTTTACTCTGCTTGAAATGTTATTTGTTTTACTCATCATCAGTGTTTTACTTTTGTTGTTTGTTCCAAATTTAGCTAAACAAAAAGATAAAGTTAACAATACCGGAAATGCTGCTGTTGTCAAAGTGGTTGAGAGTCAGGCTGAACTTTATGAATTAAACGAGAATGCACCGGCAACGCTAAGCAAATTAGTCGCCGAAGGCAGTATCAGTGCAAAACAGCAGAAGGCTTACAATGACTATTATGCAAAAAATTCTAAAGAAACACGTCGTATCGCAAATTAA
- the comGD gene encoding competence type IV pilus minor pilin ComGD, whose amino-acid sequence MTIMQKILKKHVVSQIKGFTLLESLLTLSVTVFLIISFSGTVNGVLRKVQEQLFFLNFEYIFRDTQKLSLANHQQMMLTVSDKEVSNGVTALALPESISPQANYRLLFDQEGGNSSLAKLIFKTADKTVTYQLYLGSGNYKKVETTGLYSP is encoded by the coding sequence ATGACTATTATGCAAAAAATTCTAAAGAAACACGTCGTATCGCAAATTAAAGGATTTACACTTTTGGAGAGTTTACTGACTCTTTCTGTGACTGTCTTTTTGATAATTAGCTTTTCAGGGACAGTAAACGGGGTCTTACGTAAAGTTCAGGAACAATTATTTTTTTTAAATTTCGAATACATATTTAGGGACACACAAAAACTGAGTTTGGCTAATCATCAGCAAATGATGTTAACTGTTTCTGATAAGGAAGTCAGCAATGGTGTTACCGCTCTGGCATTGCCAGAAAGCATCAGTCCCCAGGCGAATTACCGTCTTCTTTTTGATCAGGAGGGAGGTAATTCGTCTTTAGCTAAACTTATTTTTAAAACTGCTGATAAAACAGTCACTTATCAGCTGTATTTAGGGAGTGGTAATTATAAAAAAGTTGAGACTACGGGCCTATATTCTCCTTGA
- the comGE gene encoding competence type IV pilus minor pilin ComGE encodes MVIIKKLRLRAYILLESLIFLGVLALISNLILGQIDDNRRHIERNLHRQEVLQTAAMAVQTKQDQLNLNGIHIKISRDGNHIYVYENEQEILRAEKF; translated from the coding sequence GTGGTAATTATAAAAAAGTTGAGACTACGGGCCTATATTCTCCTTGAAAGTCTAATCTTTTTGGGGGTTTTAGCTTTAATCAGCAATCTTATTTTAGGCCAAATAGATGACAATAGGCGGCACATTGAAAGGAATTTGCATCGGCAGGAAGTTTTGCAGACGGCTGCTATGGCTGTCCAAACCAAACAAGATCAGCTGAACTTAAATGGCATTCATATTAAAATTTCTAGGGATGGTAACCATATTTATGTCTATGAAAATGAACAAGAAATTCTGCGTGCTGAAAAATTTTAG
- the comGF gene encoding competence type IV pilus minor pilin ComGF has translation MSMKMNKKFCVLKNFRVRSFTLLECIIALFVISGSVLVYEALTASLSTNIRYLSDNYQENWLLFSQQLHTELAGSQLEKVEGNKLYISRDGQQLALGQSKADDFRKTNADGRGYQPMLFGLADSHISRESNIVTIRLTFKNGLKRSFIYAFT, from the coding sequence ATGTCTATGAAAATGAACAAGAAATTCTGCGTGCTGAAAAATTTTAGAGTTCGGAGTTTTACCCTTTTAGAGTGTATTATAGCCCTTTTTGTGATATCAGGATCTGTTCTTGTCTATGAGGCTTTGACAGCATCATTAAGTACTAATATCCGCTATCTATCTGATAATTATCAAGAAAACTGGCTTCTGTTTTCGCAGCAGTTGCATACAGAGTTGGCTGGGAGCCAATTAGAGAAAGTTGAAGGCAACAAGCTTTATATAAGCAGGGATGGGCAGCAACTAGCTCTAGGGCAATCTAAAGCAGACGATTTTCGGAAGACAAATGCTGATGGACGCGGTTACCAGCCGATGCTATTCGGATTAGCTGACAGCCATATCAGCCGAGAAAGCAATATAGTAACAATAAGACTGACCTTTAAAAATGGTTTGAAAAGGAGTTTTATTTATGCTTTTACATAG
- the comGG gene encoding competence type IV pilus minor pilin ComGG: MLLHRKAKAGVLLYALLMSAVFSLLLQFYLNRTVAAERQYQAQNTASQAFLMAELTRDLADSGSGTVIFTQGKTSYKQEAGKLEIQVQMANGKQYHYYFLYKKQSDKEQKTELPETPGEENNEAN, from the coding sequence ATGCTTTTACATAGGAAAGCTAAAGCAGGAGTTTTATTATATGCCCTACTTATGTCCGCGGTATTTTCACTCTTACTGCAATTTTATCTTAACCGAACAGTTGCTGCAGAGCGCCAATATCAGGCACAAAACACAGCCAGCCAAGCCTTTTTGATGGCAGAACTTACCCGCGATTTGGCTGATTCGGGCTCAGGGACAGTAATTTTTACTCAAGGCAAAACCAGCTATAAACAGGAAGCTGGGAAACTGGAAATTCAAGTTCAGATGGCTAATGGAAAACAATACCATTATTATTTTCTTTACAAGAAGCAGTCTGATAAGGAACAAAAAACAGAGTTGCCCGAAACGCCTGGAGAAGAGAATAATGAAGCGAATTAA
- a CDS encoding class I SAM-dependent methyltransferase, whose protein sequence is MNFKKIETAYELVLENIQIIENQIKTHLYDALIEQNAFYLGASSTDQQVNDNNQRLHQLNLTKEEWRRVFQFIFIKAAQTEQLQANHQFTPDSIGFILLFLIEQLTASNELDVLEIGSGTGNLAATLVNNSQKKLDYLGIEIDDLLIDLAASTAEVMDLSVRFLQEDAVRPQILKASDIIISDLPVGFYPNDEIAKRYQVASPEGHTYAHHLLLEQSLKYLKKDGLALFLAPGNLLTSDQSGLLKNWLKDYADIIAVLTLPDSVFGNPDYTKSIFVLQKQTDHRAETFLYPLSSLQDQNILADFIENFQKWKIDNMHL, encoded by the coding sequence ATGAATTTTAAAAAAATTGAGACAGCTTATGAATTGGTTTTAGAGAATATCCAAATTATTGAAAATCAAATAAAAACTCACCTCTATGATGCCCTTATCGAACAAAATGCTTTCTACCTTGGCGCCAGCAGTACAGATCAGCAGGTTAATGACAACAATCAGCGCCTGCATCAGCTGAATTTGACAAAGGAAGAATGGCGCCGTGTTTTCCAATTTATTTTTATCAAGGCAGCCCAGACTGAACAGCTTCAGGCTAATCATCAATTTACACCGGATAGTATTGGCTTTATTCTGTTATTCTTAATAGAACAGCTGACAGCTTCAAATGAACTGGATGTTCTGGAAATTGGCAGTGGGACAGGAAATCTGGCAGCCACTCTGGTGAACAACAGTCAAAAAAAATTGGACTATTTAGGTATAGAGATTGATGATTTGCTTATTGATTTAGCTGCCAGCACTGCAGAGGTTATGGATTTGTCTGTCCGTTTCTTACAAGAAGACGCTGTTCGCCCGCAGATTCTGAAAGCGAGTGATATTATCATCAGTGACTTACCCGTTGGCTTTTATCCCAACGATGAAATTGCCAAGAGATATCAAGTTGCGAGCCCTGAAGGCCATACCTACGCTCACCATTTGCTGCTGGAACAGTCGCTTAAGTATCTGAAAAAAGATGGCCTTGCTCTTTTTTTAGCACCGGGGAATTTGCTCACCAGTGATCAGAGCGGCTTGTTAAAAAATTGGCTGAAAGATTATGCTGATATTATTGCAGTGCTTACTCTGCCGGATTCTGTTTTTGGAAATCCTGATTATACTAAGTCCATTTTTGTTTTACAAAAACAGACTGACCATAGGGCAGAAACATTCCTTTATCCATTGTCAAGTCTGCAGGATCAGAATATTCTCGCTGATTTTATTGAAAATTTCCAAAAATGGAAAATTGATAATATGCATTTATGA
- a CDS encoding acetate kinase, translated as MSKTIAINAGSSSLKWQLYNMPEEEVIAKGLIERIGIEDSVSTVKFKGQTETETVDIADHTQAVKILLDDLIRLNIISDYKEITGVGHRVVAGGEYFKDSALVDDKVIEQVEELGLLAPLHNPANAAGIRAFKELLPDITSVVVFDTAFHTTMPEVAYRYPIANRYYKDYKVRKYGAHGTSHRYVAQEAAKILGKPIEDLKLITCHIGNGVSITAVDGGKSVDTSMGLTPLGGVMMGTRSGDLDPAIIPFLIDREPELANAEKIRTVFNRESGLLGVSGKSSDMRDIIAGQEAGNHDAGLAFDMFVDRLKKYIGQYVAVLNGVDAIVFTAGIGENSPEVRESVISGMTWFGAELDLEKNASGAEGIISKEGADVKVLVIPTDEELVIARDVERFKNH; from the coding sequence ATGTCAAAAACTATTGCAATCAATGCGGGGAGTTCGAGTCTTAAATGGCAGTTATATAATATGCCGGAGGAAGAAGTCATTGCTAAAGGGTTAATTGAGCGGATTGGAATTGAGGATTCTGTTTCTACGGTTAAATTTAAAGGGCAAACGGAGACAGAAACGGTTGATATTGCTGATCATACTCAGGCTGTTAAGATTCTTTTGGATGACCTTATCCGTTTAAATATCATTTCGGATTATAAGGAAATCACAGGTGTTGGCCATCGGGTTGTAGCAGGCGGTGAATACTTCAAAGATTCGGCTCTGGTTGATGACAAGGTTATTGAGCAGGTTGAGGAGTTGGGGCTATTAGCTCCTTTGCACAATCCAGCTAATGCTGCGGGGATAAGAGCTTTTAAAGAGCTTCTGCCCGACATTACCAGCGTTGTAGTGTTTGATACAGCCTTTCATACAACGATGCCTGAAGTGGCTTACCGTTATCCTATTGCCAACCGGTACTATAAGGATTACAAAGTACGTAAATATGGAGCGCATGGAACTAGTCATCGGTATGTTGCTCAAGAAGCTGCGAAGATACTAGGTAAGCCGATTGAAGATTTAAAACTGATTACTTGCCACATCGGGAACGGTGTTTCCATTACAGCGGTTGATGGAGGCAAATCGGTTGATACTTCAATGGGTCTAACTCCACTCGGCGGGGTAATGATGGGGACGCGTTCTGGTGATCTAGACCCTGCAATTATACCTTTTTTGATTGACCGTGAACCAGAACTGGCTAATGCCGAGAAAATTCGGACTGTCTTTAACCGTGAATCAGGTCTGCTTGGGGTTTCAGGAAAATCAAGCGATATGCGTGATATTATTGCCGGACAAGAGGCTGGGAATCATGATGCTGGCTTAGCTTTTGATATGTTTGTTGATCGCTTAAAAAAGTATATTGGTCAGTATGTTGCCGTTTTAAATGGTGTTGATGCGATTGTCTTCACAGCTGGAATTGGAGAGAATTCTCCTGAAGTTCGGGAATCAGTAATTTCGGGGATGACTTGGTTTGGTGCTGAGCTTGACTTAGAGAAAAATGCTTCCGGAGCAGAGGGGATTATTTCCAAAGAAGGTGCTGATGTGAAGGTTCTTGTTATTCCGACAGATGAGGAATTGGTTATCGCTCGTGATGTTGAGCGCTTTAAGAATCATTAA
- a CDS encoding pyridoxamine 5'-phosphate oxidase family protein, with protein MQTSDYLTLLVDDIHSVVAATVDPQGNPATRVIDMMYEDGKTVYFLTANSKSFYKQLQEKPFISITGLTQGKSSMERKMISLTGTIRHLGKEKLDVLLKKNPYLYDIYPTEESRKVLEVFAFSQARGEFYDLTVLPPHTDSFHVFL; from the coding sequence ATGCAGACATCAGATTATTTGACCTTATTGGTTGATGATATTCATTCAGTTGTTGCAGCAACCGTTGATCCTCAAGGCAATCCCGCAACTCGTGTCATCGATATGATGTACGAAGACGGCAAAACAGTTTATTTCTTAACCGCCAATTCAAAATCGTTTTACAAGCAGCTGCAAGAAAAGCCTTTTATATCAATCACTGGTCTGACACAAGGAAAAAGCTCTATGGAACGAAAAATGATTTCTTTGACAGGAACAATTCGCCATCTTGGCAAGGAAAAATTGGATGTCTTACTCAAGAAAAATCCTTATCTGTATGATATTTACCCCACAGAAGAAAGCCGCAAGGTACTGGAAGTATTTGCCTTTTCACAAGCCCGCGGCGAGTTTTATGATTTGACAGTTCTTCCGCCGCACACTGACAGCTTTCATGTTTTTCTTTAG